A genome region from Acetonema longum DSM 6540 includes the following:
- a CDS encoding phosphate butyryltransferase has translation MAIKNFEAIIKTAKARGSKTIAVAVAQDLDVLLAVKNAADLGIASAILVGKAADIRRIAAENQISLDAFQIIDEPDNVQACRTAVQFVSQGKAQVVMKGLIDTAVLLKAVLDKEIGLRTANVLSHVAVAELEGYARLFYVTDAAMNIAPTLAEKKQIIENAVQVANALGNDQPKVACVCAVEKVNLKMPATLDAEELVKLNQAGELKGCLVAGPLALDNAVSPEAAKHKGIVNPVAGHADILMVPFIESGNALYKSIVFFARGKIAGIVVGAKAPIVLTSRADSDITKLHSIAIGILMADKR, from the coding sequence ATGGCAATAAAAAATTTTGAGGCAATTATTAAGACAGCTAAAGCGCGAGGCTCTAAGACGATTGCCGTGGCTGTGGCGCAAGACCTGGACGTGCTGCTGGCAGTGAAGAACGCGGCTGATCTGGGCATTGCCAGCGCCATACTGGTGGGCAAGGCGGCGGACATCCGGCGTATTGCGGCGGAAAACCAGATCTCACTGGACGCTTTCCAGATCATTGATGAGCCGGACAATGTGCAGGCCTGCAGAACGGCGGTTCAGTTTGTCTCCCAGGGCAAGGCTCAGGTGGTTATGAAAGGGCTGATTGATACTGCAGTTTTGCTGAAAGCAGTGCTGGATAAAGAAATCGGCCTGCGGACGGCGAATGTATTGTCCCATGTGGCTGTGGCCGAGCTGGAAGGGTATGCCCGGTTGTTCTACGTTACTGATGCGGCCATGAACATTGCGCCGACTTTAGCCGAAAAGAAGCAGATTATTGAAAACGCGGTTCAAGTCGCCAATGCCTTGGGGAATGACCAACCTAAAGTGGCCTGTGTTTGCGCAGTAGAAAAAGTGAATCTCAAAATGCCGGCGACGCTGGATGCCGAGGAACTGGTGAAACTGAATCAGGCAGGCGAATTGAAAGGCTGCCTGGTGGCAGGACCTCTGGCTCTGGATAACGCTGTATCGCCTGAGGCCGCCAAGCACAAAGGCATTGTCAACCCCGTGGCAGGCCATGCGGATATCCTTATGGTTCCCTTTATTGAATCCGGCAACGCCCTTTATAAATCCATCGTATTTTTCGCCAGAGGCAAGATCGCCGGCATCGTCGTCGGCGCTAAAGCCCCTATTGTTCTAACCTCAAGGGCGGACTCGGACATTACCAAACTGCACTCCATAGCCATTGGAATTTTAATGGCTGATAAGCGCTAA
- a CDS encoding efflux RND transporter permease subunit, with protein MASFFIDRPIFAIVISIMIVVAGTIAGLNLPIAQYPQIQPPTVSVSTMYTGANAEVVNQTVAQVLEEQINGVQGMNYMSSNSDDSGTYSLEVVFDLGVDGDIAAVKVQNSVAQANSSLPAEVTAAGITTRKASSDMAMLVSFYSPKGTYDNTFLTNYFNVYLKDAIKRVNGVGDVMVLGSDFSRRIWINPDRMAELGLTVTDVIAAVREQNVQAPAGTIGAMPVPRGQEFQYTAKVRGRLESIADFENIIVKAQPNGAFIYLKDIARIENAGKELNISSKQDGANAAAIGIQLTSDANAMDTIAGIKQAVAAAAADFPPDMKYRAVFDNTDYISESMAEVVKTFLEAMALVMIIVFLFLQSWRATLIPMLAVPVSLIGTLGAFMILGFSINTLTLFAMVLAIGLVVDDAIVVIEAVEHHIRYSRLTPLEATRRAMDEVSGPVIAIAFVLAAVFVPVAFIGGMVGVLYRQFALTIAVSMALSALVALSLTPALCALLLKPHEPQAKAGVAGRFFDRFNDWFERTTSAYRETVKAFIAKAKYGCIFLLVILVGTVYLYKIVPTTFVPDEDQGFFAAVVNLPEGASLNRTQAVADRLAAEIRQLSGVNQVIAITGFDILSNGAKSNAATLFSGLEPWSRRQDPAAQIDSLVGQAMGKGDLFPEASVMAFNIPALPGLGMVGGFTMVLQDMSGHSKAELDAAIQQFVLAANQLPEVTAVYTTYRSDSPGYEFEVDREKVKNLGIALDDVFTALQVNFGGMQVNDFNMFNRSYKVVMQADTMFRNEADMTRFIYVRSSNGAMIPLDTLLKPKLTTGPSIISRFNAARSIQINGSVREGYSSGQALTAMEKLAKETLPAGFNVEWTGQSREEKKAGSTTMQILALALVFVFLCLAALYESWSVPYAVMLSVPAGIFGALLSQYVMNLQNSVYMQIGIIMLIGLAAKNGILIVEFAKVRVDKGMGPVQAAVEAAALRLRPILMTSFAFIIGCLPLTMASGAGAAARKAMGTAVVGGMTVATAFGIFLIPLLFVVVEWISAQLHGKKKPPVNYSG; from the coding sequence ATGGCCAGTTTTTTTATCGACCGGCCCATTTTCGCCATCGTCATTTCCATTATGATTGTAGTGGCGGGAACGATTGCCGGCTTGAATCTTCCCATTGCCCAATACCCGCAAATCCAGCCGCCCACCGTATCGGTATCGACGATGTATACCGGGGCCAACGCCGAGGTGGTCAACCAGACGGTAGCCCAGGTTCTGGAGGAACAGATCAACGGCGTACAGGGCATGAACTATATGAGCTCCAATTCCGACGACTCGGGCACCTATAGCCTGGAAGTCGTTTTTGATCTGGGGGTCGACGGGGATATTGCCGCCGTAAAGGTGCAAAACAGTGTGGCCCAGGCCAACTCCTCTTTGCCGGCAGAGGTAACCGCAGCCGGCATTACTACCAGAAAAGCCTCTTCCGACATGGCTATGCTGGTGAGCTTCTATTCACCCAAGGGCACCTATGACAATACCTTTTTAACGAATTATTTCAATGTTTATTTGAAGGATGCGATTAAGCGGGTTAACGGTGTCGGCGACGTGATGGTTTTAGGGTCGGATTTTTCCCGGCGTATCTGGATCAATCCGGACCGCATGGCGGAACTGGGATTAACGGTTACCGATGTGATTGCCGCCGTCAGGGAACAGAACGTGCAGGCGCCGGCTGGCACCATTGGCGCCATGCCCGTACCCCGGGGCCAGGAGTTTCAATATACTGCGAAAGTGCGGGGGCGCCTGGAAAGTATCGCCGATTTTGAAAATATCATCGTCAAGGCCCAGCCGAATGGCGCTTTTATTTATCTGAAAGATATCGCGCGCATCGAAAACGCCGGCAAGGAGTTGAATATTTCTTCAAAGCAGGATGGGGCCAATGCAGCCGCGATAGGCATTCAACTTACCAGTGACGCTAACGCAATGGATACCATTGCCGGAATAAAGCAGGCAGTGGCCGCGGCAGCGGCGGATTTTCCGCCGGATATGAAATACCGGGCGGTTTTTGATAATACGGACTATATTTCGGAATCCATGGCCGAGGTGGTTAAAACCTTCCTGGAAGCCATGGCTCTGGTTATGATCATCGTGTTTCTCTTTCTGCAAAGCTGGCGGGCCACGCTCATTCCGATGCTGGCTGTGCCCGTGTCATTAATCGGCACATTGGGCGCCTTTATGATTCTCGGCTTTTCAATCAATACCCTGACCCTGTTCGCCATGGTACTGGCTATCGGCCTGGTAGTCGATGATGCCATCGTGGTGATTGAAGCGGTCGAGCATCATATCCGCTATAGCAGGCTGACCCCGCTGGAGGCCACACGACGGGCCATGGACGAAGTGTCGGGACCGGTTATCGCCATTGCCTTCGTACTGGCCGCCGTATTTGTCCCGGTTGCTTTTATCGGCGGCATGGTGGGCGTACTCTATCGCCAGTTCGCCCTGACGATTGCGGTGTCGATGGCTTTATCAGCCCTCGTCGCCCTGTCGCTGACGCCGGCGCTGTGCGCCCTGCTGCTAAAGCCTCATGAACCCCAGGCGAAGGCCGGTGTTGCGGGTAGGTTTTTCGACCGGTTTAACGACTGGTTTGAACGAACCACCAGCGCGTACCGTGAAACGGTGAAAGCATTCATTGCCAAGGCAAAGTACGGTTGCATTTTCTTGCTGGTCATTCTGGTGGGAACGGTGTACTTATACAAAATTGTTCCCACCACGTTTGTGCCGGATGAAGACCAGGGGTTTTTTGCGGCGGTAGTCAACCTGCCGGAAGGGGCGAGCCTGAACAGGACCCAGGCGGTCGCCGACCGGTTGGCGGCGGAGATCAGGCAGCTTTCCGGCGTCAATCAGGTCATTGCGATCACCGGCTTTGATATATTGTCAAACGGGGCCAAATCCAATGCGGCCACCCTGTTTTCAGGGCTGGAACCCTGGAGCCGGCGCCAGGACCCTGCCGCCCAGATCGATTCTCTCGTCGGCCAGGCGATGGGCAAGGGGGACCTGTTTCCGGAAGCCTCGGTTATGGCCTTTAACATTCCTGCTTTGCCCGGTCTCGGCATGGTCGGCGGATTTACCATGGTACTGCAGGATATGTCGGGCCATAGCAAAGCGGAACTGGATGCAGCCATCCAGCAATTTGTCCTTGCGGCCAATCAACTGCCGGAAGTGACTGCGGTATATACTACGTACAGAAGTGATTCTCCCGGATATGAATTCGAAGTGGACCGGGAAAAGGTAAAAAATCTTGGCATTGCGCTGGATGATGTATTCACGGCGCTGCAAGTCAATTTCGGCGGGATGCAGGTGAACGATTTCAACATGTTTAACCGCAGCTATAAAGTGGTTATGCAGGCCGATACGATGTTCCGCAATGAAGCCGACATGACCCGGTTTATCTATGTCCGGTCCTCAAATGGCGCCATGATCCCGCTGGATACCCTGCTAAAACCGAAACTGACTACCGGGCCGTCTATTATTTCCCGGTTCAATGCCGCCCGCAGCATTCAGATCAACGGTTCCGTAAGGGAAGGCTATAGCTCGGGCCAAGCCCTGACGGCCATGGAAAAACTGGCGAAAGAGACACTGCCTGCCGGGTTTAACGTGGAATGGACCGGGCAAAGCCGGGAAGAAAAGAAGGCTGGCAGCACAACCATGCAGATTCTGGCGCTGGCCCTGGTATTTGTCTTTTTATGCCTGGCGGCGCTGTATGAAAGCTGGAGTGTTCCCTATGCTGTCATGCTTTCGGTACCGGCCGGCATTTTCGGGGCCTTATTGTCGCAATATGTGATGAATCTGCAAAACAGTGTCTATATGCAGATTGGGATCATCATGCTCATCGGCTTAGCCGCCAAGAATGGCATTCTGATTGTCGAATTTGCCAAAGTCAGGGTGGATAAGGGCATGGGACCGGTGCAAGCGGCAGTTGAAGCTGCAGCTTTGCGGCTCCGACCGATTCTGATGACCTCATTTGCCTTCATTATTGGATGCCTGCCGCTGACCATGGCTAGCGGCGCCGGCGCCGCCGCCAGGAAAGCGATGGGTACTGCGGTTGTAGGTGGAATGACGGTTGCCACCGCTTTCGGCATTTTCCTCATCCCTCTGTTATTTGTGGTGGTGGAATGGATTTCGGCTCAATTGCACGGGAAGAAAAAACCGCCGGTAAACTACTCCGGCTGA
- a CDS encoding efflux RND transporter periplasmic adaptor subunit, with product MFSVKMIKGCRAGLSAAVTILILAGCGGPQEAAQERAVPVKAVKIIQQDVQIANEYAGQIQAKTEVKIQARVSGHIMEKMVAGGDMVKAGQPLFRIDSLQYESSLLSAQAQLAQAEANWENSRLDTERYENLLQQAAIPEQRLTTQKAAERQNEAVVASYRALVKKAQDDVDSTLVISPIDGRIDVDDVGVGTFVQAGSTTLVTVGSQDPVFVQFNMSENEYLNLRQVSPDNIADGGWGEGVTITLSNGAAYPLSGKVTQVDRGLANNSGTLTLKATLANPEGILIPGMFARVKIAGAPIRNAILVPQRAVQQILDKSLVMVVNAGNQAEPRPVTLGEKVGGFWLVKEGLTADDTVVVEGLTKVREGAALDVTVVTPAELELSINS from the coding sequence GTGTTTTCAGTAAAGATGATCAAGGGCTGCCGGGCAGGATTGAGTGCAGCTGTGACAATTTTAATCCTGGCCGGCTGCGGCGGCCCGCAAGAGGCGGCGCAGGAAAGAGCAGTGCCGGTCAAAGCCGTAAAGATTATTCAGCAGGATGTACAGATCGCCAATGAATATGCCGGCCAAATACAGGCGAAAACCGAAGTGAAAATTCAGGCCCGCGTGTCAGGCCATATTATGGAAAAAATGGTCGCCGGCGGTGATATGGTAAAGGCAGGGCAGCCATTGTTCCGCATCGACAGCCTTCAATATGAAAGCAGCTTGCTTTCCGCTCAAGCGCAGCTGGCGCAGGCCGAGGCCAATTGGGAAAACTCGCGTCTTGATACAGAGCGGTATGAAAATCTGCTGCAGCAGGCGGCGATCCCCGAACAGCGCCTGACTACCCAGAAAGCGGCTGAGCGGCAGAATGAAGCTGTTGTGGCTTCTTACCGCGCGCTGGTCAAAAAGGCGCAGGATGATGTCGATAGCACCCTGGTCATTTCGCCAATAGACGGGCGCATCGACGTAGATGATGTCGGCGTGGGAACCTTTGTACAGGCAGGCAGTACCACGCTGGTCACAGTGGGGTCTCAGGACCCGGTGTTTGTCCAATTTAATATGAGCGAAAATGAATACCTTAACCTGCGGCAGGTTTCGCCGGACAACATTGCCGACGGCGGCTGGGGCGAGGGCGTGACGATTACCTTAAGCAACGGCGCGGCCTATCCGCTGAGCGGCAAAGTAACGCAGGTGGACAGGGGGCTGGCCAATAACAGCGGCACCCTGACGTTAAAAGCCACCCTTGCCAATCCGGAGGGGATTTTAATTCCGGGCATGTTCGCCAGAGTTAAAATTGCCGGCGCGCCGATCAGAAACGCCATACTGGTTCCCCAACGGGCCGTGCAGCAGATCCTGGACAAATCGCTGGTCATGGTGGTCAATGCCGGCAATCAGGCTGAGCCGCGGCCGGTAACGCTGGGGGAAAAGGTGGGCGGTTTCTGGCTGGTCAAGGAAGGATTGACAGCGGACGACACAGTTGTTGTGGAAGGATTGACCAAGGTCCGGGAAGGAGCGGCGCTTGACGTAACCGTTGTGACGCCGGCGGAGTTGGAGTTATCAATTAACTCCTAG
- a CDS encoding MerR family transcriptional regulator: MNEFLQKQLTTSQFAAMYGINKRTLMYYDSIDLFKPAVVKENGYRYYTLSQMILFDAIQLLRKLRVPLEEIKAQLAKHYTPQNQLAFLYKQNQLLEQEMDELRWLQRVVQNKIGSMEAISTVDPAKIEILEQVAQAIVISQSIFDLPIEKALKVLTNFMRDCYHTRSYTGYPDGYMVDARQLQQRNFNPNSFCQITHCFYPVDAEQAQSMTCAYKPSGRYLVGYHKGNLLQISQALQRLADYADAHKLTFTGHAYIERVLDDIAPAEDPFYSEVRISVLLE, encoded by the coding sequence ATGAACGAGTTTTTGCAAAAACAGCTTACTACCAGCCAATTTGCCGCTATGTACGGCATTAACAAGCGAACCCTGATGTATTATGACAGCATTGATTTATTTAAACCGGCCGTGGTAAAAGAAAACGGCTATCGGTACTATACATTAAGTCAAATGATATTATTTGATGCGATTCAGCTGCTGCGCAAACTCCGTGTACCGCTGGAAGAGATTAAAGCCCAATTGGCGAAACATTACACCCCGCAAAACCAGCTGGCATTTCTTTACAAGCAAAATCAGCTGCTGGAGCAGGAAATGGATGAACTGCGATGGCTGCAAAGAGTGGTACAGAATAAAATCGGCAGCATGGAAGCGATCTCAACAGTCGATCCTGCCAAAATCGAGATTTTAGAACAAGTCGCGCAGGCAATCGTCATCAGTCAATCCATTTTCGATCTGCCGATAGAAAAAGCGTTAAAAGTGCTCACCAATTTTATGCGCGACTGCTATCATACCCGCAGCTATACTGGTTACCCTGACGGCTACATGGTGGACGCCAGGCAGTTGCAGCAAAGAAATTTTAATCCAAACTCCTTTTGCCAAATCACGCATTGTTTTTACCCTGTTGATGCAGAACAGGCCCAATCGATGACTTGTGCTTATAAACCCAGCGGACGCTACCTGGTAGGCTATCATAAAGGGAACCTGCTCCAGATAAGCCAAGCCTTGCAACGCTTGGCGGACTATGCGGATGCGCATAAACTGACATTCACCGGACACGCCTATATCGAAAGAGTCCTCGATGATATCGCGCCCGCCGAAGATCCTTTCTATTCCGAAGTCCGCATTTCAGTTTTATTGGAATAA
- a CDS encoding polynucleotide kinase-phosphatase: MELMLPELSLVLLIGPSGCGKSTFARRHFKPTEVISSDFCRGLVADDENDQAVNNPAFEVLHYIAGKRLQLGKLTVVDATNVQEAARKPLLQLARDHHCIPVAIVLNLPERVCQDRNKSRTDRQVGDYVIKNHIAQLRRSLRNLRKEGFRQVYVLNSPEEVEQVQCRRQPLWNNLKHEHGPFDIIGDVHGCFAELKMLLANMGYMVEETVDAAGEKDFRAAHPDGRKAIFLGDLVDRGPRTADTLKLVMAMVRDGNALCVPGNHDVKLLKKLKGGNVQVTHGLGETLAQLESESPAFIAKVKLFIDGLISHYVLDDGKLVVAHAGMKENLQGRGSGKVRDFALYGETSGETDSYGLPVRYDWAADYRGRATVVYGHTPQAAVAELNNTINIDTGCVFGGKLTAYRYPEKSFSEVKALQTYYEPAKPFLPEDAQAPLTEPQRDHNILDIQDVLGKRVIGTRLYSNIMVREENAMAALEVMSRFAADPRWLIYLPPTMSPTETSHAEGMLEHPDEAFAYFRARGVDRVVCEQKHMGSRAVVIVCKDQAAAAARFGVADGSAGICYTRTGRHFFDNSDLEAAFLERLRQVLTRSGFWQDFTTDWVCLDCELMPWSAKAQALLTEQYAAVGRAGRVALDEAAALLRQAAAHERLPRAVDREASGQNADIRALLQRFTERSAMMHQYVEAYRSYCWPVDSIEDLRLAPFHILATEGKAHTDQNHLWHMNAVAKYCAGEDALFMPTNHIVVDVTKEEDTARGVAWWSDLTAAGGEGMVVKPCDFIVKNGRELLQPAVKCRGRKYLRIIYGPEYTLAENLERLRQRGLGKKRSLALKEFALGVEALERFVRQEPLHRIHECVFAVLALESEPVDPRL; the protein is encoded by the coding sequence ATGGAATTGATGCTGCCGGAATTGTCCCTGGTTTTGTTGATCGGCCCCTCGGGCTGCGGGAAATCGACGTTTGCCCGGCGGCATTTTAAGCCGACGGAAGTCATTTCATCCGACTTTTGCCGCGGCCTGGTTGCCGATGATGAAAATGACCAGGCGGTAAACAATCCGGCCTTTGAGGTGCTGCATTATATTGCCGGCAAGCGGCTGCAGCTGGGCAAACTGACGGTTGTTGACGCCACCAATGTGCAGGAAGCGGCCCGCAAGCCGCTGCTGCAGCTCGCCCGGGACCACCACTGCATTCCTGTGGCCATCGTATTGAATTTGCCGGAACGGGTCTGCCAGGACAGAAATAAAAGCCGGACCGACCGGCAGGTGGGCGATTACGTCATCAAAAACCATATCGCCCAGCTGCGGCGTTCCCTGCGCAATCTGCGCAAGGAAGGATTCCGGCAGGTCTATGTCCTGAATTCGCCGGAGGAAGTGGAACAGGTGCAGTGCCGGCGGCAGCCGCTCTGGAACAACCTGAAGCACGAGCACGGGCCCTTTGACATCATCGGCGATGTTCATGGCTGCTTTGCTGAACTAAAAATGCTGCTTGCCAATATGGGGTATATGGTTGAAGAGACCGTGGACGCGGCCGGGGAAAAGGATTTCCGGGCAGCCCACCCGGACGGGCGCAAGGCGATTTTTCTCGGCGACCTGGTTGACCGCGGCCCGCGGACTGCGGATACATTAAAGCTGGTGATGGCCATGGTGCGGGACGGCAATGCGCTGTGCGTGCCGGGGAACCATGACGTGAAGCTGCTGAAGAAGCTGAAGGGCGGCAATGTTCAGGTCACCCACGGCCTGGGCGAAACGCTGGCGCAACTGGAATCCGAAAGCCCTGCCTTTATTGCAAAGGTAAAATTGTTTATCGACGGGCTGATCAGTCATTATGTGCTGGACGACGGCAAATTGGTGGTAGCTCATGCCGGCATGAAAGAAAACCTGCAGGGCCGGGGGTCAGGCAAGGTGCGGGATTTCGCCCTTTATGGCGAAACCAGCGGCGAAACCGACAGTTACGGTCTGCCGGTGCGCTATGACTGGGCGGCCGATTACCGGGGCCGGGCCACGGTTGTGTACGGCCATACGCCCCAGGCGGCCGTTGCCGAACTGAACAATACCATCAATATCGATACCGGCTGCGTGTTTGGCGGCAAGCTTACCGCATACCGCTACCCGGAGAAAAGCTTCAGCGAGGTAAAGGCCCTGCAAACCTATTATGAACCGGCCAAGCCGTTCCTGCCGGAGGATGCGCAGGCGCCGCTCACGGAACCGCAGCGGGATCACAATATCCTGGATATTCAGGATGTCCTGGGCAAGCGCGTCATTGGCACCCGGCTGTACAGCAATATCATGGTGCGGGAGGAAAACGCCATGGCTGCCCTGGAAGTAATGAGCCGCTTTGCGGCCGATCCCCGCTGGCTGATCTATCTGCCGCCGACCATGTCGCCCACTGAGACCAGCCACGCGGAGGGGATGCTGGAGCATCCCGATGAAGCTTTCGCCTATTTCCGGGCCAGGGGTGTGGATCGGGTTGTCTGCGAGCAGAAACATATGGGCTCGCGGGCCGTGGTGATTGTCTGCAAAGACCAGGCGGCAGCGGCAGCCCGTTTCGGCGTGGCTGACGGTTCGGCTGGGATTTGCTATACCCGCACCGGACGGCATTTTTTTGACAACAGTGATTTGGAAGCCGCCTTCCTGGAAAGGCTGCGGCAAGTCCTCACCCGCTCCGGTTTCTGGCAGGATTTTACCACTGACTGGGTGTGCCTCGACTGTGAATTAATGCCCTGGTCGGCCAAGGCCCAGGCGCTGTTGACCGAACAGTACGCGGCCGTCGGCCGGGCGGGCAGAGTAGCCCTGGATGAAGCCGCAGCCCTGCTGCGGCAGGCTGCGGCGCATGAAAGGTTGCCCCGGGCTGTGGACAGGGAAGCCTCGGGGCAGAACGCGGATATTCGGGCTTTGCTGCAACGGTTTACGGAACGTTCCGCTATGATGCATCAGTACGTCGAGGCCTACCGGAGCTACTGCTGGCCGGTGGATTCGATCGAGGACCTGAGACTGGCTCCTTTCCACATCCTGGCAACGGAAGGCAAGGCGCATACCGATCAAAATCATCTTTGGCATATGAACGCCGTTGCGAAGTACTGCGCCGGGGAGGATGCGCTGTTCATGCCGACCAATCATATTGTGGTGGACGTTACCAAGGAGGAAGATACAGCCAGGGGCGTCGCCTGGTGGTCTGATCTGACTGCCGCCGGCGGGGAAGGCATGGTGGTAAAACCCTGTGATTTTATCGTGAAAAATGGACGGGAACTGCTGCAGCCGGCCGTGAAATGCCGCGGCCGGAAATATCTGCGCATCATTTACGGCCCGGAATACACCCTGGCTGAAAATCTGGAGCGCCTGCGCCAAAGAGGGCTGGGGAAGAAACGCAGCCTGGCCCTGAAGGAATTTGCTCTCGGCGTGGAGGCCCTGGAGCGGTTTGTCCGGCAGGAGCCTCTTCACCGAATCCATGAATGCGTGTTTGCCGTCTTGGCCTTGGAGAGCGAGCCGGTAGACCCGCGACTGTAA
- a CDS encoding 3' terminal RNA ribose 2'-O-methyltransferase Hen1 produces the protein MLLTITYTRQPAADLGYLLHKNPSRPQTFDLSHGQAHIFYPEVTDERCTVVLLLDIDPLDLARGKRGSAAGGLFDYVNDRPYVASSFLSVAIAKVFGTAMTGRCKDRPELAAQALPFQAGIVMLPCRGQTAMIRRLFEPLGYTVGAEDYELDEQFPQWGKSRYFNVTLTAAVRLQDLLRHLYVLIPVLDSDKHYWIGEAEIDKLLRHGEGWLAGHPERELIIGRYLKRKRNLVDQALNRLLPDVSAAEEEAGQLPEEEAEDKRSLNEERLGTVVAALKSAQAKRVLDLGCGEGKLLALLLRDKSFEQLAGVDVSCSALERAKSRLKLERLSDLQRQRITLLQGSLTYRDQRFAGYDAATLVEVIEHLDPHRLAALEQVLFRFAKPHTVIVSTPNKEYNARYGLTASDMRHRDHRFEWTRGEFAAWATRVAECYGYSVRFMPVGAADPEVGSPTQMGVFTLWN, from the coding sequence ATGCTGTTAACCATTACCTACACCCGGCAGCCGGCTGCCGATCTGGGCTATCTGCTGCACAAAAATCCCTCGCGGCCGCAGACTTTTGATCTCAGCCACGGGCAGGCCCATATCTTTTATCCCGAAGTCACCGATGAACGGTGCACGGTAGTCCTGCTGCTGGATATCGATCCCCTGGACCTGGCGCGCGGCAAAAGGGGTTCCGCGGCAGGCGGCCTGTTTGACTATGTCAATGACAGGCCCTATGTGGCCTCTTCCTTTTTAAGCGTTGCCATCGCCAAAGTATTCGGCACGGCCATGACCGGCAGATGCAAGGATCGGCCGGAACTGGCGGCGCAGGCCCTGCCGTTTCAGGCCGGAATCGTTATGCTGCCCTGTCGGGGCCAGACGGCGATGATCCGCCGGCTGTTTGAGCCGCTGGGCTATACTGTCGGGGCGGAAGACTATGAGCTGGACGAACAATTTCCCCAGTGGGGTAAAAGCCGATATTTTAATGTTACGCTGACCGCAGCAGTCAGGCTGCAGGACCTGCTGCGCCATCTCTATGTGCTGATTCCGGTGCTGGACAGCGACAAGCACTACTGGATCGGCGAGGCTGAAATCGATAAACTGCTGCGCCACGGCGAAGGCTGGCTGGCCGGCCATCCGGAACGGGAGCTCATAATCGGCAGATACCTGAAACGAAAAAGAAATCTGGTGGACCAGGCCTTGAACCGGTTGCTGCCCGATGTGTCGGCAGCAGAGGAAGAGGCCGGCCAACTGCCGGAGGAAGAAGCGGAAGACAAGCGGAGCCTGAATGAAGAGCGCCTGGGAACGGTGGTCGCCGCCCTTAAGAGCGCTCAGGCCAAACGCGTGCTTGACCTTGGCTGCGGTGAGGGGAAACTCCTGGCCCTGCTGCTGCGGGACAAAAGCTTTGAACAGCTTGCCGGCGTGGATGTTTCCTGCAGTGCGCTGGAGCGGGCCAAAAGCAGGCTGAAGCTCGAGCGGCTGTCGGACCTGCAGCGGCAGAGGATCACCCTTTTGCAGGGGTCTTTAACCTACCGTGATCAGCGTTTTGCCGGCTATGACGCGGCCACGCTGGTGGAGGTGATCGAGCATCTGGACCCTCACCGCTTAGCTGCCCTGGAGCAGGTCCTGTTTCGGTTTGCCAAGCCGCACACTGTGATTGTATCTACGCCAAATAAAGAATACAATGCTCGCTATGGCCTGACCGCATCCGACATGCGGCACCGGGATCACCGCTTTGAATGGACCCGCGGCGAATTCGCCGCCTGGGCGACACGGGTGGCGGAGTGTTACGGCTACAGCGTACGCTTTATGCCGGTCGGCGCAGCCGATCCGGAAGTTGGCAGTCCGACTCAGATGGGGGTGTTTACATTATGGAATTGA